In Zonotrichia albicollis isolate bZonAlb1 chromosome 5, bZonAlb1.hap1, whole genome shotgun sequence, the genomic window ATGAGTCACTCTCTTGCTTACTTCATTGACTGTAATGGGAGCCTACACAACCAACTCCAATGAGTGTAACTATTCTAGACAGCTTGAGTTAGGTGAGATGAAGCTTTCCCCCAAAGTAACTTCACTGAAACCAAGGTGTCTGGCTGCAAAACTGTTCTTTGGGATGATTCCAAATATTTTGCTGAGCAAGGGCCAGTACAAGTACTTggggaaaaatataattttctttctttgaggaAAGGATATTCAGCTGTACAAATCTTGACTCTCTTCACAGATCTCTTTGACAACTACATGCAGCAGGATGCACATGAGTTTTTAAATTACCTGCTCAACACCATTGCAGACATTTTGCAGGAGgagaagaaacaggaaaagcaaaatggaaaactgaaaaatggAAACATGAATGAAGCTGAAGAGAACAATAAACAAGAACTGACCTGGGTGCACGAGATTTTTCAGGGAACACTGACTAACGAAACTAGATGTTTGAACTGTGAAACCGTAAGCATTGGGatagatttttttgttgttgttgcccATTAATAGATAGATACATTTtgtatatatgaatatatgaaTCTTTTCAGACATCTGAGAATTGTGGATATTCCTGTAGAATTTACTTCTTGAAGTGAGTATATTCTTttctaaaaatttatttttctaagcaTTACTTGGCTAATCTCTGCCAAGTTTTGCTGTCCTAATACATATGTCTACAGTTAAAATCCTTGCTAGTGAATCAGTACCTTTCCGTATCACTGTAACCTTGAGAGCAGTTATTCACATCATATTTATAAAAGTGAAGCGTTAAGATGATTTGTGTTTATTCCATCTTAAGAGTCTGACAGGTATACACAGGGTTCATTTTTAACAAActgttttcttttatctccctAATATTTTCTAGAGTATGATGTCAGTTTGAAATCCCTTATGTTTGAGCTAtaagtaaaaattaatttttgttggGAAAACTGATTGCAAGTCTCCTATTGATTACTACTgtctttttcaaacacatgctcctattgaaagagaaaaaaaataatttttttaaattggtcCTGTGAGGTTGCATGAAAGAgtaccacaggaaaaaaaaatcattgaggAGAACAGCAACACTGACCTTCCACAAAGGTTGGAATTAATATCACCTAACCTTTGCTTGGTAAAGCAAAGTTGATAGGCATCAAGGGTGAACTAGTTATCTCTACTCCAGCAGATGATGGAGATTGTGAAGGAGCTTCTgcaggaaactttctccatctGTCTCTAGGCTGTTTCAGGAAACAAAGTTTTTAGCAGTATCTGGTGTTCTGTTCCATACAGCTTGTCCTGGCTCCATGGTGTCACTAAGCTGTTGCAATTGTTGGTGCAGCAATGCTGAGAACTGGGTTAACAAACTGATCTGGCCCAAGAATGACATACTTTTACTAAGATCAGTGCTGCTACTATGGGCTTCCTCAAAGAAAACACAACATTAGATTAGCAGCATTAAGATGGGagaaggtgcccagagaaggtATCTTCAGACAGCAAGCTGAGGTTTACACAACTGAAGTTTGGTGGGATGAACTCTACCCATGTCCTACCAGATGAGTAAAAGAATATAGTCTGATATTTCTAATCATAAAGAATAGTATTCCAAAAAATATGTGTGGCTTTTCCAGGAACTTGGTCAGAGGAGGATGGTGAGGAGAAGAGATACAATGATAGTTGATGTAAGATGTTGGAGCAAGTTTGGAACAAGCTTGATTAAGTGAACACATGACAGAGATactgaaaattaattattcAATCTATTTCAACTATAAAATCTTGGGTAATAGCAAGTTAAAATAAGTGAAAGgttagaattattttttaactgACAAGCTTCTCTAAATAGTTGTGGCTTAATTCTAAATAATTATCTAATGTTTACTCTGAGAAACTGGTGAAGTGAGGATGTGTCCTTGGGTAACAGTATAACTGCACAATTCTGTACTTGTAACTCAAAGTGATGAAGCTTTATAGAAAATGTATCTTCTCTGTAGCTTCCTCTGAGTACAGAAATACTGTAAACTCAGGATATTTTTCCAGTGTGTTTTCCTTGGATTAGTGTAACTTGAAATCTTAGGAAAATAGTAAAACAGACTGAAAGTTATTCCTTTGCTAAAATATTCATAAGTAGTACATGAAAGGTCATTCAGATTTCAGCAATTCTTATTCTCACTTACAAAGAGTGCCGTTTGAATCTGGTTTTCCAGCTACCTTTAGTTTTAATCTGTATTATTCTAGCTCTAAGTAGTTCATCTTCCCTTCCAGGAAATACTTGATGTGCAGGAATCAATAACAGAATTCCTAGCTTTTTGAGGCATTCAGATGAAGCACAATGCCTGCCAAGGACTTTTTCAAGTGTTTAAGTTCTCATGATACTCAGTGTGTCTGACAGAACTCTAGCTCCAGCTGTAGAGACATGATGTTCTCTGAAGCTTTGTTGCTTTATCTTTCAAATTTTAGCTGTATATTTATACTGCAGTCAATTGCTGCCAGTTTTGTGGTTTCCTGTCCTCTGTGGGTCAAGTCAGAGTCTCAGGGAGGATTTTTGTTTGAAGAACTGCTGCTCATTTCAGTAGGGTGTGCATTATGCCTCTGTACATCTTTGATAATACCAAAATTAATCCAGCCAAAGGTGTTTCTCTGCATTCAGGTCTGATATGGGCTGCATTCACCAAGCTTCTAGTATCCCTGACATAACAACAAGTATGAGCTCAAGGTGGTACATAACTATCACATCCACAGCACTGCAAAAATCTGTGTGAGGGACTTCTGCCAGAACAATGGATTCATCTCCTCACAGAAGTTTTTGATTTGGACTTCACTATTTTCCCATCTGTTTTAGTTATTCTAAAGAAATACAATAGGAGACAAAAACATGGGGTGTTCATGCAACGTTTTATAAAAACATTGTTAAGAGTATGACTGAATTCATATGCAGTAAGTATTTCTGCAGTCTTTTGACTTAGTTGAAGTATTACAAGAATTAGccatttgggtgatttttttgttaatattaCTTCACGTTTGAGATTAAACACTCTtagtgaaaaataattttcaatgcAAAAATCAGGATCTGTCGTTCTGAAAATATTCAGACTTAAATTTTTTAGATAAAAACTCCTCAGTAAAATTTTtctcctcttgttctgtctaaAAAAAAGATTGGCAACACCAAAATGATTTTGCAAAATAGTATCACTGAGCCATTTTTacctttaatatttaaaatttcttaAATCAAAATATTGACTAGGAATAATGTCCAATGGGGAAATGTAGCTGTGTCAACCAGAAATATAAACCCACACTTTTCAATACTCACTAGAGAGAAAGGATAACATGGTAAAGTATGACTTTTGTGACAGAAATATATTTGGAAATTATCTTCATTGCATCCTTAATAGTGGAAATAATTATGTAAGAATAAAATGTGAATGTATATTGTAATATGTTATACAAAAAAACAAATTTCTGAGAATAAAAGAAAGTAGGCTGTGTTACATAACAAGGAAACATACTTAATGCACCAATCCCAGATGATACAAGGGAGAATGCTTCACCTTTACTGAACAGTAGGCTGTCATTGATGGCCCATGGTTGGTGGGATTGGGTAAGTGGAATAGACAGAAGTTAAATTATATGAAAGCTGGATTAGTAGAGTTACTAATAAATATCACACTGAACATTAATCAAactgaactaaaaaaaaattgaagcatTGAAATTAATTACTTTTACCTAAGAACAATTTGTACAGAAATAAATATCTTCAGCATTTGCTAAAGGTTTAAACAGCATTTAGATGTATGGCATCTCTGTTTTACATGTATGTGTTTTGCAACAGGTTAGTAGCAAAGATGAAGATTTTCTTGACCTTTCTGTTGATGTGGAGCAGAACACATCGATTACACACTGTCTAAGGTAAATGAAAGCATCTTTTCAGCAGATAGCTCTAACTGCCAGATTTTTCAGGTCTAGTAGGTATAGAAAAATACAATAACATTTCAATTTGAACTTACCCTAAGCAAGAGAAAAAGACTTTAAACAGGATGTTTCCTCTAATCACAAAATATACATTATTGTATTTTGCTTTCCGCCCTTTCTCTTTCAGTGTTTCTAtttgaaagaggaaaataaatcaaCTTTCAGGGAAAATAATTGATTGCTTTGTTGTCTGGAAGAATTGCTGCAGAATTGTAATTGGCTTCAAAGAGATTTAAATGTGCTTGTCTTTAAGCTTCTACAGAAGAGCTTTGTTGATTAAGATTCATAGACATATTAAAAGTTAAGTGTGTGTTTTGCAGAATGAGTTCTAGAGTCCATAGAgggcaaaatatttcaaaagttATTTTATTATCAGAAATAGCTTATTCTGTGTCTCATCCTAAAATTATGTGAAGtcttttattccaaatttctgTTCTGCTCTTAGTATATTCCTAACTTAAAAAATCTAGACATCAAAAATTTTTCACTCTTGCATGAGTGATTATTCTGAGAGATTTAAAATGTCCAGAGTTTTGACATTAATACAACAAATCACTACCTATATTTAAGACAATATATTGCTGTTCTAAGGTAATGATTATCAATTGGTCAAACTCCTTCAAAATTCAAAATTGCTGTCAAGGTTGAAATTGCATTATTCAGTTGTTCTGGAATGCCTAGGAGGGGTTTCCTGGTGTGCCATCCCTAGGTGAGAgttaagaaagaaagaatgtgAGGTACTAACTATTTCCTGAATCAGAAAGCAGTGACTTCTCTGTGAATATGACAACTGTACTAAGTAGCTTCTGTAATAACTGAAAGTCTTTTCCTTCTCAATTTCTGTTCAGTCTCCCTTAGGATGCTGTAGCAGTCCTTAGCCCTCAAGTAGCCCACACTGCATTAATTAGCCTGCCTGTAATAGGTGAGCAAACCAAAGAGAGGCTTTGGAAAGCAGTgcattctctttttctgctgtaGTCCCTTTGCCTCTTCATAGTAACCAGTAGCTGAATCTTTGTTGGTATTACAGGTTTTTGTTTGCACACTTTTGAGTTCTTCACTGGAGCCCCTACCCTGAACTTGCCAGTATTACTTACCTTTCCCTATGGTGTTCAAAGTCAGTTTGAAATCCCACTGAGCTGCAAGggtgctgcagtgcctttggaagCCCTTTCTATCTGAGTTTTTATTTGGTTCTCTGGTACTGGAGACGGAGCTCTGACATTTTCTTACAGCTGAGTCTGGTGAACATGTTAAAAACTTCTGCTGTATAGATGTTACCATCTGTCCTTCGGCTTTCTCCTGTTTTTTATTTACATTCTTGATTTTTATCTTCTTGGAAAAGTTTTGTTGGGAATGGCCATTTTATGTAAAGGCAGATTAAGCACTTCATTAAAAATACCAATAGCATTTCTTCTACTGAACAGACAGTGACTGTGCTTAAGAGATGTAAGAACTGCATCTGCACAACTGCAATCAACAAGTGAATGGTGGAGTTGAAAGTGACTCCAAGGAGGTTATCCCCTGTTTCATGTCAGAGAGGATGCTTATCCAACCTGTTCCAAAAGATCTTTTCAGCAGTATTATCTTGATTGTCTATCCCAGTCCTTCTTGTTCTTTAGTACTAGTAAGTTTTTCCTGCTGTGTAATATGAATCTTTGGTGTTTCAGTTCAAGCCTATTTCTACTTGCCCTGAGTACTTGAGATATAAACCAGGGGTTGCCCCCATTCCCCTTCAGTGGCCTTTTACATACAGGAAAAATgtaatcactttttaaaaaatttaaacagcCTAAGGTCATTCAACTTCTCCTTGTTAGGCTATCTTCTCTGGATCTCTACACATGTTTATTACTGTTCAGCCTTCTCTCCTATTGTACCTCTCTCTTGAACTCTGTCTTTCTTGAAGTTGCTGTCTAGAACAGGACATAATATTCCAAGAGAGATCAATACAATCCTGAGAAAAATGAATGCCCTAAGTCTCATTATGCATTCCAGTGTAGAGCCTTTACTCCAACAGCATGACATGCATTTTGAAGTTTATCCATTGCTCCTTTTGGAAATAAAGGAAAGCAAAATCccgatttttcttttcttgaggTGGTACAGGCCACTATTTACAGATTGAATAGGAGGAAAGTTATCACCTCTCATCTATTCTATTGTGTTTTATGTTAGCAACATTTCTGCTTCTGTTTAGAAAACATATATTCAGTTAGAATATGGATTTCCTCTCATTGCTGCTGGTATTATGCATTATTACACAAAATGTAAGTGGTTTCTTTCAATGGGAACAGCCTAGTTATCACTCTTTTTGCAATCTttgctgtttccttttttttaacaaCTGCTTTGCTGTGTCTTAATGGCTTTAAGGGCTGCTGCATTTAAAAGGTCAAATACAGAAAAGCTGTGCAAGATAACATTTAAGTATAATGAATCTCTTTACCACTACAGATGACTGTTCTTTTATTTCTGTAgtttttcaaaatgtaaaatgtCCTTGAGTGCTCAAGATGTCTAAAGGACAGAAAGAATACAAGTCTCTGGCATAGTTTAAACCCACAGGATAGACAGCTGGGCCTGAAGCAATAAGTCTTATAACAAATATAGTATGTATCCATTGTTTTTATATCCACTTGGAGTTGCAATGTTTATCAGTCAGTTTGATCCTGACTGGTGTAATAATTGATATTACACTAATAATTCTCTCATCTCTTAAAACACAAAATTAATACTATTTATGCATATAAGCAATAGGAAGCATCTTTCACACTGTAGCAGAGAGGCTGTAGAAGCTCAAGGTCAATGATAAGTTAGTACATCTTGAGCAggtatatttaaaattttattgtcCTTGCTAAAATAACATATAAGCAGAATGCAGATTGGATTATTAATGGAACAGGAGAGAGTTAGACGTATCTTGAAACTAGCTTTGCAGGTCTAGAGAAGGGTTCTGCAAAGCTGTGGCTCTTGCACATGCAGACCTTGGGAATTCCAGTCAGTGATCTGCTGTTTTTACTGTTCAACATCTATTAGAAGTGCCATGCTGAAAATTCTTGATTGCTGAAAGAGTTACTGAAGTTGAAATTATTTCAATTCTAACTATTTTTCAGTGAAACATATTTTTCTAATACTACCAAGAATGGATACTACCATGCtactaataaataaataaatactactaataataaattataatacTAATAATAGATATTAATAGCATCAGAATAACCAGTATATTTTAAACGGAATTCAGAAACTCTTCGAGTTTAATTAACTTCCATGGGAGACTTGGAATAGAACAAACCAATATCTATCAAATTGCTACCATCTGCACGTTTGTTCATgttagaaaaacatttttccttgcttcactttgaaatgagaaaaaaactaataaattccccaaatttgtttgctttttttaaaattttgactGTAggctttgaaaataaatatgagACTCTTTCTCTAACAGCCAACCTAAAACTTTCACAGGCACATTCTACTGAGTCTTACATTCCCTGCACATATAACTCATctttaatattttctaaaatttcaGCTCTTCACTTACCTGAAAGGTTACTGTGCTTTTCAGAGGAATTGGctgaattaaattaattttatgtttaAATTCAAATGTGAAATCACATATTGAGATCAGTATTTACCACTGAAGCAAATCCTTCCcagtaaaattttcttttcttttagatAAAAAATAGTACTTATGATCAAAATTTAGATGTAACTTATCTtccaaaatatgtatttttttctaaatttcagctttttctcCTTAGTGTTAAGAccttataaagaaaataaatcagtaaAAGTAATctcagttttaaaaaatattatgcaGTCCTATGAAGTGCTTCTTTGTCATGCTCTGTCAACCTTAAGCTTTTGTGAAGTTAATTATCTAACTTCTAATATCTATGCCCTAGCAAACTATGTAGTCTTCATCCCTCCCACCTACCCCTATAGTGATGATGTCAGGAAGAAATAATCATCCAGAGTCCTCCCTTTGCCTTGTAAGACAATTCTGGTGCTGCCTGCTCTGAGAGCAGGCTGAAGTTGCAGACAGTGGGGATTCAGCCTCCATGAATGTGAATTGCAGTGATAGAAGTGAATTTATTAGTGTCTGAATTTGCCTGGAGTTCAGAAGCCTGTCAAGTACAAGGTAGGGACACTCAATAAGACAGTTCTGGAATTCTAATATAGCTATTTAGGGCCCAAAGTCACAGGAAAACCTATGTGTTTAAAGTGGAAGATAGGTGCTTATATCTGCATTCACAGTTCTCAAAACTCCTGCTCAACTGCAATGTAACACAACAGATGACAAAAATaattactgggttttttttttttttttacagttcaGTGGTGTTAGGTGCCTTAAATTTTGCTTCAAAGCATATCAGCACTGTGACTTCCAGCAAATCTTTTCTGTGAACTGAGAGATGTTATCAGACCAGCCTTCCACTGCCTTTGTCACTTTAAAAGCTCAATCCAGAAATATCTCCAAGTGTATTTACTTGATCAGGATTTACAAAATTTTCTATACCAGCTGCCTCTTTCCTCttttagaaaatggaaaagtataATCTATAAACTTCTGGATAACTGTCCAAAAGGTTAGAGGATGCAGGAAACTAAGTtcaatttatttcttctttgtaaGAGGATTCAAACCTTTCTTATGGAAGAACACCATAAAACATGAGATATTGGAGCATGGTAGAAGTGCACCTAAAGTTGCTTTATTctgcaaataatttaaaaagaaatagaatggATTGAGTGATTACACCCAAGTCTGGGCAGGTCCTTTATGCAAGATACCAGACAGAAGTCACATTTTGAGACACCTGACCTTTATTTGTATCATACAGAGGGCCTCAACTCCCAATATAACTTGTCATAGCAGCCAGATACCCTAACTCTGTTTGCAAACCCCAGTACAGtcgcttcagatgctttagaaAACTGGAATGGGTGAAGATTTCATCCTGTGTGTCTTTTGGGCTCCAGTTCATCAGCCCAAGTAAATGTATTCATATCCTTAAAGAACTGATGATTGTATTTTTTTACAGAGACTTCAGTAACACAGAGACACTATGTAGTGAACAGAAATACTACTGTGAAACTTGCTGCAGTAAACAAGAGGCACAGAAGAGGTAAGCAAAGAGCAGGCTGTTTCACCATGCTCTTCCCGGGCTCTGGCAAACTTACTCCTTGATATTCATTTTGTTTAAATACCTAGAAAGCTTTCATCCCAAATGCATTCTCTGTGTGGATGAGAGAGCCTGCAGACAAGTTTAAAGGCATGTGTCTTAGTCTAGAGGCCACTTCTAGTTGATTATTGTTACTTACAAAGTGCTTTTATAATGCAGCCATTTGCTTATTAAGGGAAGAAAGAATGGCCTTGAACTGGTCAGGTGTTCATTATATGCATTCTTAATGGTTTCACAGGATGAGAGTAAAAAAACTGCCAATGATTCTTGCCTTACACCTCAAGAGATTCAAGTAcatggagcagctgcacaggtaCACGAAGCTGTCCTACCGGGTCGTGTTTCCCCTGGAGCTGCGGCTCTTCAACACCTCAGGCGACGCCGTCAACCTGGATCGCATGTACGACTTGGTGGCTGTGGTCGTTCACTGTGGAAGGTGAGGGGCTCCATGTGT contains:
- the USP46 gene encoding ubiquitin carboxyl-terminal hydrolase 46 isoform X2 encodes the protein MTVRNIASICNMGTNASALEKDIGPEQFPINEHYFGLVNFGNTCYCNSVLQALYFCRPFRENVLSYKAQQKKKENLLTCLADLFHSIATQKKKVGVIPPKKFISRLRKENDLFDNYMQQDAHEFLNYLLNTIADILQEEKKQEKQNGKLKNGNMNEAEENNKQELTWVHEIFQGTLTNETRCLNCETVSSKDEDFLDLSVDVEQNTSITHCLRDFSNTETLCSEQKYYCETCCSKQEAQKRMRVKKLPMILALHLKRFKYMEQLHRYTKLSYRVVFPLELRLFNTSGDAVNLDRMYDLVAVVVHCGSGPNRGHYITIVKSHGFWLLFDDDIVEKIDAQAIEEFYGLTSDISKNSESGYILFYQSRE
- the USP46 gene encoding ubiquitin carboxyl-terminal hydrolase 46 isoform X1; amino-acid sequence: MTVRNIASICNMGTNASALEKDIGPEQFPINEHYFGLVNFGNTCYCNSVLQALYFCRPFRENVLSYKAQQKKKENLLTCLADLFHSIATQKKKVGVIPPKKFISRLRKENDLFDNYMQQDAHEFLNYLLNTIADILQEEKKQEKQNGKLKNGNMNEAEENNKQELTWVHEIFQGTLTNETRCLNCETVSSKDEDFLDLSVDVEQNTSITHCLRDFSNTETLCSEQKYYCETCCSKQEAQKRMRVKKLPMILALHLKRFKYMEQLHRYTKLSYRVVFPLELRLFNTSGDAVNLDRMYDLVAVVVHCGSGPNRGHYITIVKSHGFWLLFDDDIVELLQILSEHSGIHSYANPFMSLWPTGITAVLSLISREVRKVRTGMLDGASLEEDF